The Falco biarmicus isolate bFalBia1 unplaced genomic scaffold, bFalBia1.pri scaffold_30, whole genome shotgun sequence genome window below encodes:
- the LOC130143456 gene encoding olfactory receptor 14A16-like produces the protein MSNSSSITQFLLLALADTRELQLLHFWLSLGIYLAALMANVLIITAIVCDHHLHTPMYFFLLNLSLIDLGSISTTLPKAMANSLWDTRDISYSGCAAQLFLIVFFLSAECSLLTVMAYDRYVAICQPLHYGTLLGSRACVHMAAAAWASGFLNAALHTANTLSLPLCQGNALGQVFCEIPQILKLSCSHTYLREVGLIVAGASLLFGCFVFILLSYVQIFRAVLRIPSEQGRHKAFSTCLPHLAVVSLFLSTGMFAHLKPPSISSPSLDLVVSVLYLVVPPAVNPVIYSMRNQELKGAMCKLIAGCSSKALK, from the coding sequence atgtccaacagcagctccatcacccagttcctcctcctggcattggcagacacgcgggagctgcagctcttgcacttctggctctccctgggcatctacctggctgccctcatggccaacgTACTCATCATCACTGCCATAGTGTGCGACCACCACCtgcacacccccatgtacttcttcctcctcaacctctcTCTCatcgacctgggctccatctccaccactctcccgaaagccatggccaactccctctgggacaccagggacatctcctactcaggatgtgctgcacagctcttcctgattgtctttttcctttcagcagagtgttctctcctcaccgtcatggcctatgaccgctacgtggccatctgccagcccctgcactacgggaccctgctgggcagcagagcttgtgtccacatggcagcagctgcctgggccagtgggtttctcaatgctgcgctgcacacggccaatacactgtcactgccgctctgccaaggcaatgccctgggacaggtcttctgtgaaatcccacagatcctcaagctctcctgctcacacacctacctcagggaagtggggctaATTGTGGCTGGTGCTTCTTTattatttggctgttttgttttcattcttctgtcctatgtgcagatcttcagggctgtgctgaggatcccctctgagcagggacggcacaaagccttttccacgtgcctccctcacctggccgtggtctccctctttctcagcactggCATGTTTGCCCACCTGAagcccccctccatctcctccccatccctggacctGGTGGTGTCAGTTCTCTACTtggtggtgcctccagcagtgaaccccgtcatctacagcatgaggaaccaggagctgaagggtgCAATGTGCAAACTGATAGCTGGATGTTCTTCTAAAGCATTAAAATGA